One genomic segment of Pseudodesulfovibrio sp. JC047 includes these proteins:
- a CDS encoding FAD-dependent oxidoreductase, with the protein MKTHYLIIGAGPTGLGAAHRLSELGTDDFLILERNDHPGGLSASFTDDSGFTWDIGGHVLFSHYEYFDTLVDSVLGNERLEHERESWVRSQNRWVPYPFQNNIRYLSKEAQWECVKGLLPGIRKTASPQNFAQWIDSIFGKGIARHFMAPYNFKVWATPSERMDFRWIGERVSVVDLKKVLKSIILEQDDVAWGPNNTFKFPLKGGTGTIFRRLAEPLNARIQYGQSVVAIDPKNKKVTTSAGLEISYEVLLNTAPLDLLASQWLAESSSAMVDAAESLTHNSVYVAGVGLDIAADAEKNSRCWMYFPDSNAPFYRVTNFHTYSPYNVPRPGQQLGFMCETSFSKYKPENLHELMDLTIEGLINTSMMDAARKDDILTTWEIAVDYGYPVPCLERDKALGILQPILESMEIYSRGRFGGWKYEVANMDHSVMQGVEWAERMVLGTPEKIYTLDETS; encoded by the coding sequence GTGAAAACGCATTACCTTATTATTGGCGCTGGTCCCACCGGACTGGGGGCGGCACATCGACTTTCGGAATTGGGGACAGATGATTTCTTGATACTGGAACGCAATGACCATCCTGGTGGTCTGTCAGCCAGTTTTACGGATGATTCAGGGTTTACCTGGGACATCGGCGGTCATGTTCTTTTTTCTCATTATGAGTATTTTGACACACTCGTGGATTCGGTGCTCGGCAACGAACGGCTGGAGCATGAACGTGAATCCTGGGTCCGCTCACAGAATCGTTGGGTGCCATATCCTTTCCAGAACAATATCCGCTATCTTTCCAAAGAGGCACAATGGGAATGTGTCAAGGGACTGCTGCCCGGCATCAGAAAAACCGCCTCGCCACAAAATTTTGCCCAGTGGATCGACTCGATTTTCGGGAAGGGCATAGCCCGGCATTTCATGGCCCCATATAATTTCAAGGTCTGGGCCACTCCGTCGGAACGGATGGATTTTCGATGGATCGGAGAACGGGTGTCTGTGGTGGATTTGAAAAAGGTGCTCAAAAGCATCATTCTTGAACAGGATGACGTGGCCTGGGGACCGAACAACACCTTCAAATTCCCGCTCAAGGGCGGCACGGGAACGATCTTTCGCCGCCTGGCCGAGCCGCTAAACGCCCGTATCCAATACGGCCAGTCCGTGGTGGCGATTGATCCGAAAAACAAGAAGGTCACGACCTCCGCCGGTCTTGAGATTTCATATGAAGTCCTGCTCAACACCGCGCCGCTGGATCTGTTGGCCAGCCAATGGCTCGCGGAATCGTCGTCAGCCATGGTTGATGCGGCCGAGTCCTTGACCCACAATTCGGTATATGTGGCCGGGGTCGGGCTGGATATTGCAGCCGATGCCGAAAAGAATTCTCGGTGTTGGATGTATTTTCCGGATTCGAACGCGCCTTTCTACAGGGTAACGAATTTTCATACCTATTCGCCTTACAATGTCCCTCGGCCCGGTCAGCAGCTCGGGTTCATGTGTGAGACCTCCTTTTCCAAATACAAGCCGGAAAACCTGCATGAACTGATGGACCTCACGATAGAGGGTCTGATAAACACATCCATGATGGACGCGGCCAGGAAGGACGACATCCTGACCACATGGGAAATCGCCGTAGACTATGGCTACCCCGTGCCCTGCCTGGAGCGCGACAAGGCTCTTGGCATACTCCAACCGATATTGGAATCCATGGAAATCTATTCCAGAGGCCGTTTTGGTGGCTGGAAATATGAAGTCGCCAACATGGACCACTCGGTTATGCAGGGTGTGGAATGGGCAGAACGTATGGTCCTCGGTACACCTGAAAAGATCTACACATTGGATGAGACATCATGA